The Gemmatimonadaceae bacterium sequence AGCTGCCGATGTATTGCGCGATTCCGACCCCGAGGAACCAGACGCCCATGATGAACCCGCGAAGCGACGGGCCGACGTAACGCGCGACCATGGCGAGGCCGAGTCCGCTGATCAGGAGCTCGCCGAGCGACTGGAAGCCGTAGCCGGCGACCATGAACCAGAAGGAGATCTTGCCGCCGGCGGCGAAGCGGCCGCTGAAGCCGTAGATGAAGAAGCCCACGGCCAGCACCGCGAACCCCATGGCGAACTTCGTCGAGATGTGGAAGTCGCCGCCCTCGCCCCGTCCGAGCCGCGTGTACAGCCAGGCGAGCGCCGGGCTCAGGATGAAGATCCAAACCGGGTTGAGCGCCTGCACCTGCCCTGCCGGCACGTCGTAGCCGAAGAGGTTGAGGTTGACGTTGCGGAGCGAGAAGAGCGTGAGCGACGTGGACATCTGCTGGTAGAAGATGAAGAAGAGCATACCGAGGCCGGTCAGGATCAGGACGGCGACGAGCCCTTTGCGTTCGCGCTCGTTTCCCCGCTGCCCCATGACCCAGAAGATGGCGAGCATGGCGAGAAACCCGAGGAACACCGTCGCCCGCGCGACGGTCCGGTTCTGGACGATGTACGTCACGAGCACGATGCCGACGACGATCCCGATCAGCACCAGGACGAGGCGCTTCACGTCGAGCGGCTCGAAGTCCGGCGCCGAACCGACGTGCCGCAGGTAGCGGCTCATCGCGAGGTAGTTGAGGATGCCGACCACCAGGCCCGCCGCGCAGACGGCGAACGCGGCGTGCCATCCGACCTTGACCGCGATGAGCGGCGTCGCGATCTGCGATGCCGCCGAACCGATGTTGACCGCCATGTAGTACATCGTGAACGCGCTGTCGATCCTGGCGGAGTCCCCCTCGTAGAGCTTGGAGATCATGTTGGCGGGGTTCGCCTTGAAGATGCCTCCGCCCACCGCCACCACGGCCAGCGCGGGGAAGAGCAGCCCCGGATGATTCGGAATCGAGAGCCCGATGTATCCGAGCGCGAGGATCAACGCGCCAAGGACCGTCGTGCGGCGGCTGCCCAGGATCTTGTCGCCGATCCAGCCGCCCACCGAGGGAACGGTGTACGCGAGCGCCGCGAACGCGCCGTAGGTGAGGTTGGCGCGGTCGTCGGTGTAGCCGAGCTGCTGCACCATGTAGAGCACGACGACGGCCGTCATGCCGTAGTAGCCGAACCGCTCCCACATC is a genomic window containing:
- a CDS encoding oligopeptide:H+ symporter, with amino-acid sequence MTTEAQERSRTKGFTTLFLVEMWERFGYYGMTAVVVLYMVQQLGYTDDRANLTYGAFAALAYTVPSVGGWIGDKILGSRRTTVLGALILALGYIGLSIPNHPGLLFPALAVVAVGGGIFKANPANMISKLYEGDSARIDSAFTMYYMAVNIGSAASQIATPLIAVKVGWHAAFAVCAAGLVVGILNYLAMSRYLRHVGSAPDFEPLDVKRLVLVLIGIVVGIVLVTYIVQNRTVARATVFLGFLAMLAIFWVMGQRGNERERKGLVAVLILTGLGMLFFIFYQQMSTSLTLFSLRNVNLNLFGYDVPAGQVQALNPVWIFILSPALAWLYTRLGRGEGGDFHISTKFAMGFAVLAVGFFIYGFSGRFAAGGKISFWFMVAGYGFQSLGELLISGLGLAMVARYVGPSLRGFIMGVWFLGVGIAQYIGSYVATYASVPQNVTSPVDTLPLYTSLFTKLGIVAVIGTVIAAALIPLMKKLSAVSEGPWEETA